Genomic window (Coleofasciculaceae cyanobacterium):
TCAACGCAGCATTAAATATTTTAGCGGTCGGGCAGACCGTGTTTGCTTGTGGATCTGGCTCTAGCGGGGATGTGTCTTTGACAGATTTAGCTATCCAGGGATGAATCAAGAATCCCACTCATTCATGTGTGGGAGTGTCAAGATTAGCGTTAGATTTGCCACGCCTGAGGACGTATCTTTAATCTATAAATTTATTCAAGAGAAAGCAGACTTTGATCGTAGTGTAGGAGCATATTCAGGGGTAATTGCCACTTCTGAGGACAAGATAAGCAAAACAATTTTTCGCCATAATCCTTTTGCTTATGTTCTTTTTGCTGAAGCGGATCGAGATGTAATTGGATTTGCACTGTATGGATTTAGATACTCTTCCTTTGCTGGACAACCGAGTATTTAGCTAGACGATCTGTATATCGAGCAAAACATGAGAAGCGAAGGTGCAGGAACTTTATTAATGAATAAATTACAGCAAATTGCTGATGAGAATAACTGCACTCATTTAGCATGGACGGCAGATGCTAGAAATATTCGCGGATTAAAGTTTTATCGACGCTTGGGTGCTGAAGTTAGCGAACAAAAGGGCGATCGCTGTTTGTTTAAATGGACTCGATCATAAATAAATTATCGATCTTCAATCAATCGTTACTACTCAGATATAAAGCATTAAGTGAACACTCAAGCATCAACCATTAAGCAAAAGCTTACTTTAATTCAGTTAGCGGATTCCTTTTTTCCTTCTGGATCTTATACTCTATCCCATGGCTTAGAATCTTTAATTCAACAAGACCAAATACAGCAGCCTCAAGATTTAATCGCCTTTCTACAAATACTTTTAGCCAACAAAATTTCCACCTGCGATTTAGTAGCTTTGATTCATGCCTATCGCGCTAGTGCAGCAGATGATTTAGAACAGGTAAAACAAGTAGAAGCGCGACTATATGCTCAAACTTTAATCGAAATCACCCGAAAAACTCAGATCCAAAGCGGACGAGCATTACTCATGGTGGCACAGTCTACCTGGCAACATCCACAATTAGAAACTTTAGA
Coding sequences:
- a CDS encoding GNAT family N-acetyltransferase, with the translated sequence MYIEQNMRSEGAGTLLMNKLQQIADENNCTHLAWTADARNIRGLKFYRRLGAEVSEQKGDRCLFKWTRS
- a CDS encoding urease accessory UreF family protein, whose translation is MNTQASTIKQKLTLIQLADSFFPSGSYTLSHGLESLIQQDQIQQPQDLIAFLQILLANKISTCDLVALIHAYRASAADDLEQVKQVEARLYAQTLIEITRKTQIQSGRALLMVAQSTWQHPQLETLERSRALNQFYCLHPIVFGVVGSIAGLNSTDTAVAFLHGFVTGVLGAAIRLGSLGHLQAQQILLQLAPDIEAAYHTAASIELDEMWTCTPTIDLAQMHHSKLSTRLFAS